The following coding sequences lie in one Hippopotamus amphibius kiboko isolate mHipAmp2 chromosome 7, mHipAmp2.hap2, whole genome shotgun sequence genomic window:
- the RXYLT1 gene encoding ribitol-5-phosphate xylosyltransferase 1 isoform X2, giving the protein MDVFQWPLGVATYRNFPVVEANWSMLHNERPYLCNFVGTIYENSSRQALMNILKQDGNDKLCWVSARGQWQPQETNESLKNYQDALLQSDLTLCPAGVNTECYRIYEACSYGSIPVVEDVMTAGSCGNSSVYQNAPLQLLKSMNAPFIFIKNWKELPALLEKEKTIILQEKIQRRKRLLHWYQYFKGELKMRFTNILESSFLKNNKG; this is encoded by the exons TTTCAATGGCCTTTAGGAGTAGCAAC ATACAGGAATTTTCCTGTGGTGGAGGCAAATTGGTCAATGCTGCATAATGAAAGGCCATACTTGTGTAACTTCGTAGGAACCATTTATGAAAATTCATCCAGACAAGCACTAATGAACATTTTGAAACAAGATGGGAATGATAAGCTTTGTTGGGTTTCAGCAAGAGGACA GTGGCAGCctcaagaaacaaatgaaagccTTAAGAATTATCAAGACGCTCTGCTTCAGAGTGATCTCACATTGTGCCCAGCAGGAGTAAACACAGAGTGTTACAGAATATACGAGGCTTGCTCCTATGGCTCCATTCCCGTGGTAGAAGACGTAATGACGGCTGGCAGCTGTGGAAATTCATCTGTTTACCAGAATGCTCCTCTGCAGTTACTCAAGTCCATGAATGCTCCCTTTATCTTTATTAAGAACTGGAAGGAACTTCCTGCtcttttagaaaaagagaaaactataattctacAAGAAAAgatccaaagaagaaaaaggttaCTTCACTGGTATCAGTATTTCAAAGGAGAGCTAAAAATgagatttactaatattttagaaagttcatttttaaagaacaataaaGGTTAA